From one Humulus lupulus chromosome 8, drHumLupu1.1, whole genome shotgun sequence genomic stretch:
- the LOC133798619 gene encoding amino acid transporter AVT1C-like codes for MNNSPDEHGFYIESDEDEDEKELHEGGGGGYDDKKDLLKSQEDEGNDSDFSDSSAENQHHDRPGSYNNTSWPQSYRQSIDLYSSVPSPNLGFLGTPNSLSRLGSSFLSSSLTRRHTPDSLLPLTKPLLSPVEDEQRQQLPPPPHRHSSHLLPPPIPPSRRSSIRKDEKPSIKVSHELPISPHSSFAQTVANGINVLCGVGILSTPYAVQQGGWLGLVILFVFSALSYYTGVLLARCLDSEPGLETYPDIGQAAFGTAGRIAISIILYVELYACCIEYIILESDNLSSLFPSAHLDIGGFLIDSRLLFALITTLAVLPTVWLRDLTVLSYISAGGVVASVMVVLCLFWVGTVDGIGFVNKGTALNLGTLPVAIGLYGYCYSGHAVFPNIYSSMANRNQYPLVLFTCFGICTLMYAGVAVMGYKMFGDATLSQFTLNMPNDLVATKIAVWTTVVNPFTKYALTITPVAMSLEELIPSSQSKSHHIYSILIRTGLVISTLIVALSIPFFGLVMSLIGSFLTMLVTLILPCACYLSILRGRITRLQGTLCIIVITVGVVSSSFGTYSALSKIIENLSG; via the exons ATGAACAACTCTCCTGATGAACATGGCTTTTATATTGAAAGTGACGAAGATGAGGATGAGAAAGAGTTGCACGAAGGCGGAGGAGGAGGATATGATGATAAGAAAGATTTACTCAAAAGTCAAGAAGACGAAGGAAACGACTCAGATTTTTCAGATTCCTCGGCCGAAAATCAGCACCACGACCGACCGGGCTCATACAATAATACCTCATGGCCTCAAAGTTATAG GCAATCCATTGATCTTTATAGTAGTGTACCATCCCCAAATCTCGGGTTTCTTGGGACTCCTAATTCATTGTCGAGATTAGGCAGTTCTTTTCTATCCTCATCACTTACGAGAAGGCACACTCCTGATTCATTGTTACCTTTGACAAAACCATTGTTGTCACCAGTAGAAGATGAACAACGGCAGCAGCTGCCACCGCCACCGCATAGGCATAGCTCTCACCTTCTCCCTCCTCCTATTCCTCCATCAAGAAGGTCTTCCATAAGGAAAGATGAAAAACCATCTATTAAAGTGTCACATGAGCTCCCTATCTCTCCCCACAGCTCATTTGCACAAACTGTTGCAAATG GAATAAATGTGTTGTGTGGAGTTGGAATCCTGTCAACTCCTTATGCAGTCCAACAAGGAGGGTGGCTTGGACTTGttattttgtttgtgttttcagcACTTTCTTACTACACTGGTGTCCTCCTGGCTCGTTGCTTAGATAGTGAGCCAGGCCTCGAGACTTACCCGGATATTGGCCAAGCTGCTTTCGGCACTGCTGGTCGAATTGCCATCTCG ATAATACTATACGTGGAATTATAT GCTTGCTGTATTGAATACATAATCTTAGAGAGTGACAATTTGTCTTCACTATTTCCAAGTGCACACCTAGACATTGGTGGGTTCCTAATTGACTCACGTCTTCTCTTCGCATTGATCACAACTCTTGCTGTTCTACCTACGGTTTGGCTTCGCGACCTTACTGTTCTAAGCTACATATCTG CCGGTGGAGTTGTGGCATCAGTGATGGTGGTACTATGCCTGTTTTGGGTTGGTACGGTAGATGGAATTGGTTTTGTGAACAAAGGGACAGCACTTAACCTTGGAACTCTTCCTGTGGCTATTGGTCTTTATGGTTATTGCTACTCAGGACATGCAGTTTTCCCCAACATATATAGTTCTATGGCAAATCGAAATCAATACCCTTTAGTTCTATTTACATg TTTCGGTATATGCACTTTGATGTATGCTGGGGTAGCTGTCATGGGATACAAAATGTTTGGAGATGCCACTCTCTCACAGTTTACGCTTAACATGCCTAATGATTTGGTGGCCACCAAGATTGCTGTATGGACTACG GTTGTTAACCCATTTACCAAATAT GCATTGACCATAACTCCAGTGGCAATGAGTCTAGAGGAATTGATACCATCAAGCCAATCCAAGTCTCATCACATTTATTCTATCCTCATTAGAACTGGACTGGTCATCTCAACATTGATTGTGGCTCTCTCAATTCCCTTCTTTG GCCTTGTAATGTCACTGATTGGATCTTTTCTCACAATGCTGGTG acatTGATACTTCCTTGTGCTTGTTACCTAAGTATTTTGAGGGGAAGAATAACTCGTCTTCAG GGAACACTATGCATTATAGTGATCACAGTAGGTGTGGTATCATCGAGTTTTGGAACCTATTCAGCTCTCTCTAAAATTATTGAGAATTTGAGCGGTTGA